The region AATGTGTCCATCAAAGGAGGGAAACATCTCTACACTTGTCGAGATATTACAAAACGTAAAAATGCAGAAGATGCGTTAAAAAAATATTATGTCGAGTTAGAACATCATGTTGAGGAACGCACTGCTGAACTGAATGAAACTAATCGTGAACTGCAAGCCATCAGTAAATGTAATCAGGCAATGTTGAGGGCAGTTGATGAAGAGACTTTGCTTAAAGACGTTTGCAGTATCATTTGCGATGAAGCAGGGTATCGTTTAGCTTGGGTAGGGTATGCTGAGCAGGATGATGCCAAGACTATACGGCCGGTAGCATGGGCAGGTTATGATAGTGGGTATATTGAAAATGCCAAACTTAGCTGGTCAGAAGACACGGAACATGGACGAGGACCTGCAGGAATGGTTATTCGCAGCGGTGAACTCGTTTATGTTCAAGATTTCAAAACAGACTCGTTAATGACTCCTTGGCGCGAGAATGCCCTGCAACGTGGCTATCGCTCAGGAATTGCATTGCCTCTCAAGGACAAGAAAGGTAAAACGTTTGGAGTTCTCTTAATTTATTCTGCAAAACCAAATGCCGTTAATCCTGATGAAATTAAATTAATGAAAGAGTTATCTGAAGATTTAGCCTTCGGAATCAATACTTTGGGGGAGCAAAAAGCGTTAAGAAATGCTGAAGGATCTTTACGTCACGAACGTGAACTTTTAAGCCAGATTACAGAAACAAGTCCTGTTGGAATTACAATGGTAAATCAGGAAGGGCAAGTTATTTTTGCAAACAGGCAAGCTGAGGAAGTATTGGGATTAAAAAAAGATGAAATTACTCGGCGAATGTACAATGCTCCAGAATGGTATATCACCGATTATGATGGAAATCCATTCCCTGATGAAGAACTTCCATTTAGTAGGGTAATGTTTACTGGTAAACCTGTTTATGGTGTTCAACATGCAATAAAGCTTGATGAGGATATGTTATACCTTTCAATTAATGGCGCTCCTATCTTTAATCATGAAGGTAAGATCGATAGTGTTGTATTAACGATTGAAGATATCACCCAACGTAAAGATACAGAGGAGAAACTGAAAACTTCTGAAGAACGGATGCGCCTCACATTGGAGGTAACTCAGATCGGACTTTGGGATTGGAATGTTAAAAATGATGAATGGTATACTTCACCAACTTACTACTCCATGATGGGATATGAACCCCGATCGGGCCCAGGAGATCGCGCAGAATGGTTGGAAAGGGTTCATCCTGAAGATCGTGCCAGGGTTAAAGAAAAAATTGACAACGTATTGATCCAGAATTTCAATTCGTATGAATACGAAGCACGCATGCGCCATGCCGACGGCACCTACAGGTGGGTGAGTGTTGCTGGATTCAGCATCGAACGAGATCGACACGGAAACGCAACCCGTATATTAGGTATTAGGATGGATATCAATGACCGCAAACAGGCTGAGGAGGCATTGCGCGAAAGTGAAGAGAAATATAGAACTATTTTTGAAGAATCCTTTGATGGTCTATTTGTAACATCGCCAGAAGGAAAAATCCTCGACATGAATAAGAAAGGTATCGAAATGTTTGGCTACGATACCAAAGAGGAAATATTACGTCTTGATCTAGAAAAGGATGTTTACGCAAATCCAGAAGACAGGAAGCGTATATTGGCCATGGTGAATAAAGAGAGAAGTGCAGAGTATGAAATTGTTGTTAAGAAAAAAAATGGAGACACAATGATTACTAAATGTTCTTTAACTGCTGTTAAAGACGAAGACGGAGTTATTACTTCTTACAGAGGCATAATTCGAGACATCACCCAGCAAAAAAAGGATGAAGAATCAATCATTAAGGCCAAAGAAGAATGGGAAAACACATTTGAGGCTGTTCCAGACCTAATAGCTATATTGGACAATAATTTTAAGGTTGTCCGTACCAATAAGGCTATGGCTGATAGATTAGGAGTGGATCCAGAAGAAGCTGTTGGAGTTACTTGTTATGAGGTTGTACATGGATTGAATGAGCCTCCTTCATTTTGTCCATTCCGTAAATTGCTTGAGGATGGCGAGGAGCACACTGCAGAGGTTCATGAGGATAGGTTAGGTGGAGATTTTATTGTAAGTGTCTCTCCATTGCATGATTCTGATGGAAAACTTTTGGGAAGTGTGCATGTCGCCCGTGATATTACAGGTAGAAAGAAGATGGAAGAAGAACTTCAAGAAAGTGAAGAATTTCTGAGGAATATAGTGGAAAATATCCCTAGCATGGTTTTTGTGAAAAATGCAGAAGATCTTAGTTTTAAAATTGTTAATAAGGTAGGAGAGATCTATTTTGGACATCCAGGCAGTGAATTGATCGGTAAAAATGACTATGATTTCTTCCCTAAAAATGAAGCGGATTTTTTCACACAAAAAGATAGGGAAGTTCTTCAAAGCAATGAACTGTTAGAAATTCCTGAGGAAACAATTGAAACCAAGAAATTAGGTTCGAGACTGTTACACACAAAAAAAATCCCATTACTTGATAAGGAAGGCAATCCTCAATATTTATTGGGAATTTCAGAAGATATAACTGAATTTAAATTAGCAATTGATGCTTTAAAAAGGTCTCTTAAAGAAAAAGATGCTCTTCTAAGTGAAATACATCATCGTGTTAAAAATAACATGCAGATTATTTCAAGTCTACTAAATCTTCAATCTCAATTTGTGGCAAATGATGAAATTGTGGATGTTTTGCACGAAAGCCAGAATCGAATCAAGGTCATGGCTAATATTCATGAGAAGTTATACTTGTCTGAAGATTTAAACAGAATTAATTTTAGTTATTACATTCCCGGAATTTTAGATGGTTTATTTCAGTCATACTCGGTTAAGAAAGGTCAAATTGTCCCCATATTTGAAGTTAAGAATATTATGTTAAATATTGAGACAGCTGTTCCTTGTGGTCTTATTATAAGTGAATTAATCTCTAACAGTTTAAAATATGCATTTCCTGATGAAAGAAAAGGAGAAATCAGAGTAGCAATAAAAGCACATGGCAGTAAATATGATCTAATAATAAGTGATAATGGGGTAGGGTTCCCTGCTGATGTTGATTTTAGAAATACAAATACTCTTGGACTACAACTGGTGAATAACTTAGTTGAACAAATAGAAGGCGAAATCACTCTTGATAAGAGCCATGGCACTGAGTTTAAGATAACATTTGAAGAGTTGAAGTATACAAAAAGGATTTGATTAATAAGAGAAATATTGGAAGGGGGGGGATTGAATTGAAGGATTCTGGTGATGAAGAAGATCTTTCAAATGAATTGAATTTACTAAAACAAAAAATAATTGAGTTGGAAAAACAGGTAACTGAAAAAGAGTTTCAGTTAGAAAAGTCAAAGCGCATAACACAGCTCCTTGATTCCGCTACTGATTCAGTTTTTTTACATGATTTCGACGGAAATTTCGTTTATCTAAATGAAGCTGCTTATAAAACACGTGGTTACACTAAAGAAGAATTAATGAACATGAATCTACATAAATTGGACGCTCCTAAATATGAAAAGCTAATAGATCCACGAATTAAAGATTTAATGGAAAAAGGAGAATCTATTTTTGAATCTGCTACTATTTGTAAAGATGGGTCCCAGATGCCTGTAGAAGTACATTCCACAATTATTGAATATGAAAACAAACCACTTGTTTTAAGTTATGTCCGTGACATTACAGAACGAAAAAAGATTGAAAATGAATTAATCTCTGTTAAAGAACAATATAGGGCTCTTTTTGATAATATGGGGGTGGGAATAGCTTTTATAGCTCCAAATATGGAGATTTTGGATTTAAACGGCCAGATGAAGGAATGGTTCCCTAATATTAATGTTTCCAAAAAACCGATTTGTTACAAAGCATTTAACGATCCACCTAGAGAAGATATCTGCACTTATTGTCCAACCTATAAGACTTTAAAGGACGGGAAGATTCATGAATCTACAACAGATACTCCTGTGGGTGATGAGATTATAAATTATCGAGTAGTTTCTTCACCTATAATGGATGAGGGAGGCAAGGTCGTTGCCGCAATCGAGATGGTTGAAGATATCACTGAACGTAAAAGAATGGAAGAAGATTTAAAACGTGCATATGCTACTTTTAATTCCATTTTTGAAGGTCCGGAAAACATAATTGCTTTTTCACTGGACAATAAATATAACTACATTTTCTTTAACCAAGCACACAGTCAAACCATGAAAAATATTTGGGGAGTTGACATTGAGATTGGAAAGAATATGTTGGATTACATTTCTTTTCCTGAGGATAGAATGAAAGCTAAAATAAATTATGATAGGGCATTATCGGGGGAAAATTTCATAGAACTAGAAGCGTATGGGGAAGAAACTCTCAGTCGAAGATACTGGGAGAATATTTATAATCCTATACAGTCAGGTAAGAGTATAATAGGTCTTACTGTGTTTTGTATTGATATAACGGAAAGAAAAAAAGCTGAAGATGCCTTAAGAAAAAGTGAGGAGAAATTTAGAGCCATATTCGAAAATGTGCAGGATATCTTCTTCCAGACAGACATTAAAGGTAAAATAATTGAAGTAAGCCCATCAGTTGAAAATTACTTTGGGATCGGTCCAAATGAATTGGTTGGAAATCAAGTAGATATGCTCTACCATAATCCTGAAGATAGAAAAAAACTTCTAAATGCTCTTAATGAAAAAGGAGAAGTTACAGATTACGAAATTACACTAAAGAACAGTGAAAACAGATTGATATATATTTCTGCCAATGTTCATTTTATATTCGATTCAAAAAATCGCCCTGTTGGAATTGAAGGTGCCTTGAGAGATATAACTGAACGTAAAAAAACTGAAGAAGCACTTAAATTGAGTCAAATTCGTTTATCCGATGCCATGGATTTGGCGCATCTGGCTAACTGGGAACTCGATCCTTATAAACAAATATTCATATTCAATGACAAGTACTATTCTATGCTGGGCACGACCGCAGAAGATGAAGGCGGTTATCTTATGCCAGTAGAACATTATATAAAGAAATATGTACACCCTAATGATGCTCAATTTATCGCAGAGGGAATGAAAAAGTCTCTTGCTACTCGTAAACTCACTTTTGGCGCTGAATTTGAACACAGAATGATTCGCAGGGATGGAGAGATATGTTATGTGGCTATTCATATTAAAGTTATTCCTTCAACTGATACCCAAAGTGCCCATATTTATGGGACTGTCCAGGATATCACTGACCGTAAGATAGTTGAAGAAAAGCTAAGGGAATCTCTTGAAGAGAAAGAAATGCTCCTTAAAGAGATCCACCACAGAGTTAAGAATAATTTGATGGTTATATCCAGCTTATTAAACCTTCAATCTCAGTATATCAAAGATAAAGAAGCTTTAGATATTTTCAAGGAAAGCCAGAACCGTGCTAAATCTATGGCTCTAATTCATGAACGTTTATACAGATCCACGGATCTTAAAAAAATTGATTTTGGAGAATATATTCATACTCTGGCAACAGACCTTTTCCACACTTACGTCCCTGATCCAGGTCGTGTTAAGCTTAATATGAATGCGGAAAACTTAATGGTGGATATAAACACCACTGTTCCATTGGGACTGATAGTAAATGAACTTATAACCAATTCCATGAAACACGCATTTCCTGAAGGTAGGAAAGGGGAAATAAATGTTGATTTTTTTAAAGAGGGCAATGAGTTTGTGCTCATAGTTCAGGATAATGGTATTGGATTTCCTGAGGATTTAGACTTTCGAAATACAAAATCACTTGGTTTACAATTAGTTAATAACTTAATTGGCCAAATAGGAGGTACTTTTGGGTTAGAAAGGAGCAATGGAACAAAATTCAAAATCAAATTCAAAGAAAAATACGAATAAGCGATTTAATTTTTATTTGTTGAATATTTACTTTAAAAAAAATAAAAAAAGGGTAGTTTTAAAGTTTATAGGACTTTAAAACTATTTAGTATCATGTCGATTGTTTGCTGGTTGTTGTCGGGAGTTGAAATCATAATCATGTAGATATCGGTGTTCTTTTTAAAGAAAGTAAATGAACCGTAGTTTTGAGTTGAACTTACGTTATATTTGAAATCAATCTCAGTTGCATTTTCTCCGCTAACAGTTCTGGTTTTTTCAGTAACTGATTGATATCCTGCAGATTGAAAACCTGATTTCATTGTAGATGTTAAATCTGCAATAGAAATGGGCACAGATCCTATATTCACTTTTGCAACAGCCATTCCTGCGTTATCTTTCCCTAATGAAGTTAGAACAGTACTTGAACTACCGACACTCTGTTGTATTTCACTTGTCCAATTACCACTCCAGTCTCCAGGATATTGGAAAGTTATTCCGTTACCACTATATGTTTGAGGTTGTGATGTACAACCTGAGGCACATACTACCACTAAAAGTACTGCAAGTATTGCTATCCATTTTTTCATATATTATCACCTAATAAACGTTTTTATCCTAGTTTATATTTATATTTTACTGATTATTATTTCATATAACTGATTTAAATAAGATTAAAACGTTATTAAGGGCCTTTTTTTAATTAAAAATAGACTAATGGGTTTATTTTTACATATTAACTTTTAATATTTCGGCTTTAAATGCTTGATGGACTTTTTCTGCACCTATTAAATCATCGCCAAGATCCCATTCTACAGGGTGTAATATGAATGGGAATGATTGTTCTCCACCAATTCCGCCGTGACTGCCAACAAGTTCTTCAAATGCAGCTACTTCATTCTTTTCAGGATCGTATAAACTCATAGCAAGTATATCTGGAGTGTATTTAAAGTTGTTAGTTCTTCTAATGTGTGTTGCGGCATTTAAACCAAAATTAGCCAGAGGATTTTCTCCTTCGATAGTATCATCATTTAGATAGTAAGTTCCATTGTTACCAATTACCAATGGGCCATGTTCATTAGAATTAACAAGAATAAATCCAATTCCTTCATGTTTGGCCAGACCTGGAATGAGGTCAGGGTATATTTGATTAATATCTTCAAAATTTAGTCTTTCTACATTGTCTGTTAAATAGATCATTCCAAAATTCCCAGAAGCCAACACCATTACATTTGCATCTTTTTTCTTGATTTTTCCTGGCTTTTTATTAACTCTATATTTTTGTATATATTCATTCACACCAATGGTTTTATCCTGGAAAAATCCTTTAACTTTATCACCCGGAGCAGTAAATGCAGCAACAAAATGGTCTCCCGTACTTGGCGAAATATCGGCGTATATCTGAGTTTCAGCAGGTAATAGTTCTTTTACCACATCTTCCAGGGTTTGTCCATAACGCTGTTTAAAGGTTGCCCCATTAGTCTGACCGTGGTCAGAATGCACCACTAACTGATAAGGCCTGTGAGCTAATTGGGATGCCATTTCCACACGATGCAACTGTTTATCAATGCCCCTTAGGGCGTAAAAAGCGTCTTCGTCCCTAATTCCTGAGTGGTGCGCTATCTCATCGTATCCTAAATAAGTTACATAAGCAACATCCACGTGGCCTTCTAATACATCCCCAATTAGAGCAAAAGTCGTTACTTCTCTTAAAAATACATTTGCACCACTTCTAACAAATGGAAAAGTAATTCCACGGTATATACGTGGCCTTATATTTCTCAATCTGTGCATGATCTGTGATTTATAATCTAAAAGTGCATCCCATAAAAATAGACAAACTATCCTACTAAAATTTGAAGGGTTGGAGAATACATAATACCAAGCTCGGTTGTAGAACTTTTTAAGATGTTTAAGCTTACTAAAAGTAAAGATAACGTCTTCAGCATCGCCGGAGAATAGGTTTGAACGGCTAGCACCGTTAATTGAGAGAAGGCCATTACCGTCAGATATACGTTCTTCAACTATGGGGGCATCATTTAGTCCGGTTGATTCCATAAATCTGTTATTATTCTCCTTTTCAACCCAGCGAAATGCTAAAACGTCCTGGTTGTTACCATGTAAAATTCCTGCCTGGCTTGCTCCTGTCTGGCTGGACAGATCTGTTTCCCAACCTGAAACTACATGGCTGCCTTTATCAATCCATCTTTTTAGAGTGGGCATGTCTCCTCTTTCAATTGCTTCAAGTAAGATGTTCTTTGCCAGACCGTCAATTTCCATGAAAATTATTCCGGACGTATCTTTCACGTTATTATTATCAAATTTCTTTACAGCACTTCTGATACTCCTGTACCATGCTGCATCGTCGTCAATAGTAACAATGGCATTAAGTATGGTGGAGATTGCTGCCATTCCTATTGGGGTTAAGATTAGTGCTGTTCCTTCTATTGTTATTCCTGGAACAAAGTTACTTGCTAACCATATTAAAGCACCATTAATTAATAGGGCACCTATCCCTACAGTAAAAACCATAAAAGGCAATAATAGCCGCGATAAGAGTGGCCACAATATTGCATTTAAAATCCCGACTACAGCTGCAGCTATAAATGCTGTGGTCCAATTGTTTATTGTTAAACCAACAGAAAGATCAGCAATAAGCAGAAATCCCAATGAAGACCCTATCCACAAAATTAGAGTTCGCCATAGCCAGTAAAAACTTGATTTATGATATTTTTTATCCTGTCTTTCCAAAAGATCACCAATTAGGTTTTTTATTTCTTTGAACTTATTTTAGTATAATGTTTGCTACTTTCATAATCAAATGGTGTTGAGGGATCAGATCCGTCATACTGATTCTATTTACAAACATCATTTTCCCCTTAATATCATCCTTTTTCTAATTGTTAAATTATTATATTGGTCATATTTAGATATAATTACATTGTTCATGTGATTTTTGCAACTAAGAAACCTTTTTAATATACGTCATATGTATAAAATATCAGATGTAATGTAGCAATATGGAGGTTGCTTTGGAACCATTCACAATACGACTATGGCATTGAAAAGATTGTGGAAGACATATAAATATATAAATGGATTTAAATAGAGTTTTAATACGGTTATTTTTTTTTTAAATGGTAATATAAGAAACAATCACGAATTAAAGAGTTATAACAAAACTAATCAGTGTTTGGCTGGATCTGGATGAATAAAAACTCACTAAAATCATGTAAATTCTTGGATTGAGTTTCAGCAGCGAAATGGAGTAATTTGAATTTAAATAAAGCCAATATAATTAAAATCGTTTTTGCATTACTTTATATGCTTTCAAAACTAATAGTTAATTGCCATTGTTGGCAAAAAATCGGAAGTGATAAGTTTGTTTGGAAGTAATAACAGTAATGATAGAGGAAGTTCTTCTCCTATTAAAGAAGGCGGAGAATACGATGTTAAAATTGAAGATACAGGTAGAGACGGAGACGGAATTGCCCGTATAGAAGGTTTTGTGGTTTTTGTTTCAGGTGCCAAAGTAGGCGATGAAGTTAAAATTAGAATTAATTCAACCAGAAGAAATTTTGCATTTGCTGAAGTAGTAGAATAATTTCAAGTTTTTAATTTTATTAATTCCTTAATTATTCCTAAATTCATTTTTTTTTATTTTAATTAGTTTATTTAATATCAATTTTTACAAATATTTGCAATAATTCTAATTGTTTGTTTAAATTAAGCAGTTATTTTTTATCTATTTTATTATAATCCTTTTATTTAGCAGAAATGGTTAGACTATTTACAAAAATTTATAATATTTTCGCGTTTTTAGTTTTAAAATATTGATCCCATTTTTCATTTAACATTATGATTGGACAATTTTAAGTCAATTGAATGACAGATTTTAATTGGGAAATTAGTATGACCAGGATAGAATTTAGCATGGAAAATATTAAAAAGTGTCTTTGTACCAAGTGTGCAGTACAGATAGAAAGCCAATGTGTAAAGGATAAACAGAGTATAATGATTTTAATGACTCAACAGGATCTTGACAGTCCTATGCGAATGGATGAGGTACGTGTACCAGGTTTGTACTGTTCAACAGGCAGGGCTATTTGCAGGGATATTGATACAAAAAAGGTGTGTAAATGCAACGAATGCCATATCTGGAAGGCATATGGTCTGGAACCGAAGAGATATTTCTGCAGGGACGGAAAAGCAGAAAAATGAGTCAAAAAGAATTTATAAACATATTTCTAGTAATGTAACTGGCCTTAAAGTGGCCTTTTTGAATTTTATGTATTTAATTTACTGTTTTTTGATTACAGAACTTAAAGATTTTTTCATTTTAACGCCATAAAAACAAATAGGAGTACTAACATACAATATTTTTGAGGGAAAATTTTAGAGCATTTGGGTAGTTTATCATGGGAAAAAATGATTTAAATGAGCGGAAAAAGGCCAAGAAGGTCCTTGAAAAATCTCATGAGAAATTGGAAGAACTGGTAGAAAAGCGCACCTTGGAATTAGCAAAATCTCAAGAAGAACTTCAAAAAGCTTCTAAATACACACGCAGTCTTATTGAAGCTAATCTAGATCCATTAGTCACTATTAGTCCTGAAGGGAAAATAACAGATGTAAATACTGCTGTTGAAATGGTTACTGGCTACAATCGAATTCAGATTATTGGAACCGATTTTTCAAATTATTTCACCAACCCTGAAAAAGCAAAGGCAGGATATGAAGAAGTATTTAAGCAGGGGTTTGTGAAGAATTATCCTCTGGAAATTCAGCATATTGATGGTCATGTTACTCCTGTAATGTACAATGCTTCTGTTTATCGTGATGAAAATGATAATGTGGTGGGGGTTTTTGCTGCTGCTCGTGATATAACTGAACTAAAAAGGGCACATGATGATTTGCTTATTAGTGAAAGGAGATTAAATAATATTATTGATGGGTCCCCGATTTCCCAGTTTGTTATAGATAAAGATCATAAAATCATTTATTGGAATGATGCATTGGAAAAGAATAGCGGGATAAGGGCAAAGGAAGTAATTGGTAAAGCAGAACAATGGAGAGCATTTTACAATGAAAAAAGGCCTTGTTTAGCTGATTTATTAGTGGACGAATCCCAGGGAGAAATTCTAAAATGGTATAGGGGTAACGCTAAAAAGTCTAAATTTGTTAAAGATGCTTATGAGGCCATTGATTTCTTCCCAGCCATGGGTGAAGATGGAAAATGGTTATTTTTTACTGCAGCACCTATTCGAGATTTTGAAGGTAGGGTGATGGGGGCTGTGGAAACACTTGAAGATATCACAGAACGTAAAAAAGCCGAAATTGCACTCCAAAAAAGTGAGGAACGGTTTCGTGCTGTAGCAGAGTCTGCTGTAGATGCAATTGTGACTACTGATGCTAATGGAGACATTATATTCTTTAATAATAGTTTAGAAACTATTTTTGGATATCAAAAGGATGAATTAAAAAGAAAACCACTTACTCTCCTCATGCCTGAAAGATTCAAGGATAAATATCTGGATGAATTAAAAAGATTCAAATTTACAGGAGAACACAAGTTAATAGGGAGAATAGCAACTACAACTGGATTAAAAAGGGATGGAACTGAATTTCCTTTTGAAATGTCTTTATCATCATGGAGATCTGGAGAAAATATTTATTTCACATCCATCATCCGTGACCTAACCGAGAAAAAAAGGGCTGAAGACGCTTTAAAAGAAAGTGAAGAAAAATACCGTACTATTATTGAAACTGCGCAGGAAGGAGTTTGGATCATTGATGAAAATGCCAACACTACCTATGTAAACCAAGGTATGGCTGAAATGTTAGGTTATTCAGCAGATGAAATGATGGACAAGTCCCTTTTTGATTTTATGGATGATGAAGGAAAAGTTGATGCCGAGGAAAAAATGGAAAGAAGGAGGGAAGGCATAAAAGAAGTGCATGATTTCCGTTTCCTCCACAAGGACGGCTCTAGTGTTTGGGCAATGATTTCCACTAATCCTATTTTTGATAAAAATGGTGAATTTAGCGGTGCTTTAGGAATGCTTAGTGATATAACCCATCGAAAGCAAATGGAAGTTCAAATTAAAGAGTCTTTAGAAGAAAAAGAAATGCTCTTAAAAGAGGTCCATCACCGAGTAAAAAATAATCTGGCTGTTATCTCCAGTTTACTAAACCTACAATCAGATTATATAAGGGACAAAGAAGACTTGGAGTTATTCCGGGAATCCCAGACCCGTGCAAAAACCATGGCCCTTATCCATGAGAGATTATACCAATCTCGGGACCTGAAAAACATTGATTTTGGAGAATATATGCATACTCTTATCAATGACTTATTCAACACTTATTCAGTTGATCCGGGCCTTGTAAAACTTAATATGAGCCTAGAAAATGTCATGCTAGATATTAACACTTCTATTCCTCTTGGATTGATCGTTAATGAATTAGTATCAAACAGCATGAAGTATGCGTTCCCTGATGGCAGAAAAGGTATAATAAAAATTAATTTTGAATCAGGGAAGGATCAATATGTGCTTTGTGTATCTGATAATGGGGTGGGCCTCCCAGAAGGCATTGATTTTAAAAATACGGACTCATTAGGTCTACAGTTGGTAAATAGTTTAACAAATCAAATTGAAGGTGAAATTGAACTAGATAAAAGCCATGGAACTGAGTTTAAAATCACATTTAAGGACATAATATAAATGAGTAGATATTGAAAATTATTTTCATTTGAAAAATTCATAAAAACTCATTTTACTTAAGATATGGAAATAAATATTAATCAAGTATTCTGAATTGTTTTTGAGTGAATTAACACCCTATTTTTTATAAACTTTTATATAGTTATTTTATACCATGATATCATATGGTTAGAATATCGGAATTGGAGGTCGCTATACTTGGCCTGCTTTATGAACATCACCATTATGCATACAGGTTAGAGGAAATCATAGAAAAGAGAGCTATGCTTAATTGGGCAGATTTAGAATATTCATCCATGGAGAGTGTTCTAGAAAAGCTTGAAGAGAAGAATTTAGTTGAAAATGAGATAAGAAAAATAGAGGGCCAACCTTCAAGAAATATTTATTCAATAACCGATGAAGGTAAATTTGTTTTTCGAGAAAAAATCAAGGAGCTCATGTCAAAGAATAGCAAAGTTGTTTATCCATTTGATTTGGCAATTGCAAACATGAACTTTTTAAGTTATAAAGAGATTATTCAAAGTCTGAAGCTTTATTTAAAATCTTTAGAAGAACGTATTGAATTCATTGACAATTCAATTAAAATTCAGGAAGAAAATAATGTTCCATATAATTTCATTGCTATTTTTAGTCGTTCAAGTGCTCTTTTGAAAGCTGAAAAAAGGTGGATAGAAGAATTTATTGAAGAAATTAAAGAAATGGAAATTTATGAGTAAAAATGTATTTTTAATTGAACAAATTCTTCAAAATAAGATTTATGTGACTATTTTTGAGTTTTAAAGTACACAACACACTTTTTCTATATTTCATGCTTTTTTTATAATTTTTTTTGTTTCTATTTCTATTTAACATTTTTTTTAGGCTTTTACTTGGCCAGTTCATCTACAAGTGGGGCAAGGTTCTTGAATTTTTACATGATGGTGACCGGTAGCTGAACATGTGCTGCAAGGGACTTCAACATC is a window of Methanobacterium sp. DNA encoding:
- a CDS encoding PAS domain S-box protein codes for the protein MKDSGDEEDLSNELNLLKQKIIELEKQVTEKEFQLEKSKRITQLLDSATDSVFLHDFDGNFVYLNEAAYKTRGYTKEELMNMNLHKLDAPKYEKLIDPRIKDLMEKGESIFESATICKDGSQMPVEVHSTIIEYENKPLVLSYVRDITERKKIENELISVKEQYRALFDNMGVGIAFIAPNMEILDLNGQMKEWFPNINVSKKPICYKAFNDPPREDICTYCPTYKTLKDGKIHESTTDTPVGDEIINYRVVSSPIMDEGGKVVAAIEMVEDITERKRMEEDLKRAYATFNSIFEGPENIIAFSLDNKYNYIFFNQAHSQTMKNIWGVDIEIGKNMLDYISFPEDRMKAKINYDRALSGENFIELEAYGEETLSRRYWENIYNPIQSGKSIIGLTVFCIDITERKKAEDALRKSEEKFRAIFENVQDIFFQTDIKGKIIEVSPSVENYFGIGPNELVGNQVDMLYHNPEDRKKLLNALNEKGEVTDYEITLKNSENRLIYISANVHFIFDSKNRPVGIEGALRDITERKKTEEALKLSQIRLSDAMDLAHLANWELDPYKQIFIFNDKYYSMLGTTAEDEGGYLMPVEHYIKKYVHPNDAQFIAEGMKKSLATRKLTFGAEFEHRMIRRDGEICYVAIHIKVIPSTDTQSAHIYGTVQDITDRKIVEEKLRESLEEKEMLLKEIHHRVKNNLMVISSLLNLQSQYIKDKEALDIFKESQNRAKSMALIHERLYRSTDLKKIDFGEYIHTLATDLFHTYVPDPGRVKLNMNAENLMVDINTTVPLGLIVNELITNSMKHAFPEGRKGEINVDFFKEGNEFVLIVQDNGIGFPEDLDFRNTKSLGLQLVNNLIGQIGGTFGLERSNGTKFKIKFKEKYE
- a CDS encoding PAS domain S-box protein is translated as MTEEKILLVEDEGIEAIDIKGTLESFGYQVPYVASRGEEAVEKALEIMPDLILMDITLKGDLNGIETVSKLKDLNIPVIYLTAHSDDVTVQKAKLTEPYGYLIKPYDPLELKFAIELALYKSNQEKKLKESEENFKALAENANEGIIIATGEGIHVYANQMAAEITGYTIEELLKTSMADLAHHEEINKHMGRYESFIKGETISPTSETSLVRKEGDVIPVEFTAAKTVWKGQPAVIALFRDISKRKKDEKEFQRAVEKELQESEELNYLTLSNISDAVFITDSEGKFIFICPNVDVIFGYSFLEVEKMGNISKLFGEGELFKPAELGRLGEIQNIEHDIIDKAGETHNLLVNIKNVSIKGGKHLYTCRDITKRKNAEDALKKYYVELEHHVEERTAELNETNRELQAISKCNQAMLRAVDEETLLKDVCSIICDEAGYRLAWVGYAEQDDAKTIRPVAWAGYDSGYIENAKLSWSEDTEHGRGPAGMVIRSGELVYVQDFKTDSLMTPWRENALQRGYRSGIALPLKDKKGKTFGVLLIYSAKPNAVNPDEIKLMKELSEDLAFGINTLGEQKALRNAEGSLRHERELLSQITETSPVGITMVNQEGQVIFANRQAEEVLGLKKDEITRRMYNAPEWYITDYDGNPFPDEELPFSRVMFTGKPVYGVQHAIKLDEDMLYLSINGAPIFNHEGKIDSVVLTIEDITQRKDTEEKLKTSEERMRLTLEVTQIGLWDWNVKNDEWYTSPTYYSMMGYEPRSGPGDRAEWLERVHPEDRARVKEKIDNVLIQNFNSYEYEARMRHADGTYRWVSVAGFSIERDRHGNATRILGIRMDINDRKQAEEALRESEEKYRTIFEESFDGLFVTSPEGKILDMNKKGIEMFGYDTKEEILRLDLEKDVYANPEDRKRILAMVNKERSAEYEIVVKKKNGDTMITKCSLTAVKDEDGVITSYRGIIRDITQQKKDEESIIKAKEEWENTFEAVPDLIAILDNNFKVVRTNKAMADRLGVDPEEAVGVTCYEVVHGLNEPPSFCPFRKLLEDGEEHTAEVHEDRLGGDFIVSVSPLHDSDGKLLGSVHVARDITGRKKMEEELQESEEFLRNIVENIPSMVFVKNAEDLSFKIVNKVGEIYFGHPGSELIGKNDYDFFPKNEADFFTQKDREVLQSNELLEIPEETIETKKLGSRLLHTKKIPLLDKEGNPQYLLGISEDITEFKLAIDALKRSLKEKDALLSEIHHRVKNNMQIISSLLNLQSQFVANDEIVDVLHESQNRIKVMANIHEKLYLSEDLNRINFSYYIPGILDGLFQSYSVKKGQIVPIFEVKNIMLNIETAVPCGLIISELISNSLKYAFPDERKGEIRVAIKAHGSKYDLIISDNGVGFPADVDFRNTNTLGLQLVNNLVEQIEGEITLDKSHGTEFKITFEELKYTKRI